From one Pempheris klunzingeri isolate RE-2024b chromosome 5, fPemKlu1.hap1, whole genome shotgun sequence genomic stretch:
- the LOC139200861 gene encoding troponin I, fast skeletal muscle-like — protein MSEGKKMTSSRRHHLKSLMLQIAASWIEQEKKDIEASKEAYMAEHCPPPDLSGDQAALMELCRKIQQVIDKIDEARYDAEAKVQKSDAEIEDLKLKVVELAGVKKPALKKVRMSADAMLQALLGGKHKVTMDLRANLKQVKKEVKEESTEAVGDWRKNIEDKADRKKMFETS, from the exons ATGTCTGA GGGAAAGAAGATGACATCAAGCCGCAGGCATCACCTGAAG AGTCTGATGCTGCAGATCGCTGCCAGCTGGATCgagcaggagaagaaggacATCGAGGCATCCAAGGAGGCCTACATGGCCGagcactgccccccccccgaccTCAGCGGAGACCAGGCCGCCCTCATG GAACTGTGCAGGAAGATCCAACAGGTCATCGACAAGATTGACGAGGCGAGGTACGACGCCGAGGCCAAAGTCCAGAAGAGCGATGCAGAG ATCGAGGACCTGAAGCTGAAGGTGGTCGAGCTCGCCGGAGTGAAGAAACCTGCCCTGAAGAAGGTGCGCATGTCAGCTGACGCCATGCTGCAGGCTCTGCTGGGGGGGAAGCACAAGGTGACCATGGACCTGCGGGCCAACCTGAAGCAGGTGAagaaggaggtgaaggaggag tcCACAGAGGCGGTGGGCGACTGGCGTAAGAATATCGAGGACAAAGCTGACAGGAAGAAGATGTTTGAGACCTCTTAA
- the LOC139200860 gene encoding troponin I, fast skeletal muscle-like — protein MSEGKKMTSSRRHHLKSLILQIAANWLEQEAKDIAAAKEAYMAENCPAPDMSSDQATLMEICKKLHQVLDKIDEDRYDAEAKVAKSDKEIEDLKLKVVELAGVKKPALKKVRMSADAMLQALLGGKHKVTMDLRSNLKQVKKEVKEEAGEAVGDWRKNIEDKADRKKMFETS, from the exons ATGTCTGA GGGAAAGAAGATGACATCGAGCCGCAGGCATCATCTCAAA AGTTTGATCCTGCAGATCGCTGCTAACTGGCTGGAGCAGGAAGCCAAAGACATCGCAGCCGCCAAAGAAGCTTACATGGCGGAGAACTGCCCCGCCCCCGACATGAGCAGCGATCAGGCAACTCTGATG GAAATCTGCAAGAAGCTGCACCAGGTGCTTGACAAGATCGACGAGGACAGATACGACGCCGAGGCCAAAGTGGCCAAGTCAGACAAAGAG ATCGAGGACCTGAAGCTGAAGGTGGTCGAGCTCGCCGGAGTGAAGAAACCTGCCCTGAAGAAGGTGCGCATGTCAGCTGACGCCATGCTGCAGGCTCTGCTGGGGGGGAAGCACAAGGTGACCATGGACCTGAGGTCCAACCTGAAGCAGGTGAagaaggaggtgaaggaggag GCCGGAGAGGCAGTGGGCGACTGGCGTAAGAACATCGAGGACAAAGCTGACAGGAAGAAGATGTTCGAGACTTCCTAA
- the LOC139200863 gene encoding troponin I, fast skeletal muscle-like: MSEKKMTSSRRHHLKSLILQIAQNWLDQEVKDNVAAKEAYMAQNCPAPELSGDQAALMEVCKKLQAVIDKIDEERYDIEAKVQKADKEIEDLKIKVVDLRGVKKPALKKVRMSADTMLKALLGSKHTVNMDLRSNLKQVKKEVKEEPTEAVGDWRKNIEDKADRKKMFETS; this comes from the exons ATGTCTGA GAAAAAGATGACTTCCAGCCGCAGGCATCACCTGAAG AGTCTGATCCTGCAGATCGCTCAGAACTGGCTCGATCAGGAGGTCAAGGACAACGTGGCAGCTAAGGAGGCCTACATGGCCCAAAACTGTCCGGCGCCAGAGCTGAGCGGAGACCAGGCCGCCCTAATG GAAGTCTGCAAGAAGCTCCAAGCAGTGATAGACAAGATTGATGAGGAAAGGTACGACATCGAGGCCAAAGTACAGAAGGCCGACAAAGAG ATCGAAGACCTGAAGATCAAAGTGGTGGATCTGAGAGGCGTGAAGAAGCCCGCCCTGAAGAAGGTGCGTATGTCCGCTGACAccatgctgaaggctctgctgGGCTCCAAACACACTGTCAACATGGACCTGAGGTCCAACCTGAAGCAGGTCAagaaggaggtgaaggaggag ccgACGGAGGCCGTGGGCGACTGGCGTAAGAACATCGAGGACAAGGCTGACAGGAAGAAGATGTTCGAGACTTCCTAA